The Rhodothermales bacterium DNA segment GAACGCCCGGATTCTCCGCTCGACCACCGTTGTCGGTGTTCGTCGCGCAGGCAAAGTCGCGCTTGGGTCCGATGGCCAGGCCACGATGGGCACGACCGTCATGAAGCATAACGCGCAGAAAGTGCGCTCGCTCTATGACGGTAAGTTGCTGGCCGGCTTCGCGGGTGCAACAGCTGACGCATTCACGCTGTTCGAGAGGTACGAGGAGAAGCTGCAGCAGTATGGCGGCAACATCACCAGATCTGCCGTTGAATTGGCGAAGGACTGGCGAACAGACCGATATCTCCGGCGACTGGAGGCCTTACTCGCCGTGGCGGCTCCCGAACGCCTGCTCCTGATAAGCGGGACTGGCGACGTAATCGAACCCGACGACGACATTGTCGCCATCGGATCCGGTGGTCCGTACGCATTGGCTGCAGCACGCGCCCTCATGTCCACGCACGATGAGATGTCCGCCCGGGACGTCGTCGAGAAATCACTTTCAATTGCCGCAGACATTTGTATCTACACCAATCACAATCGAACGATTCTTGAGCTGGAGTAGTGGAGACGAATTGACAACCTATCAGTAAGATGCGCACAAACAAGTATTCCGCCACGAGTGGCCCCCTTACGCGTGCGGCCATGCTCATTGACTACAGCAGCCTCTTCAAGTCCGTCGAAACCAGGACCGGAAAGACGTGCTACCCGGATGAGGTGATTCTGGAGATGATCGCTGAGCTGAGGCGACATCTGCAAAGAGATTTCGGATGTGAGGTCGGGCACTGCCGGGCTTACGCCGACTTTTCCCAGCTCGGAGATCACGCCGCCCACATCCAGCGCGAGCTCGTGCACAATGGAATCGAGACCCGGTTCGTCCCGACGACTATTCAGTCCAATGCGCCTGAAAGCGTATTGAGTTTCGAAACCGGTAAACTTCTTGGTCGGCATGCCGACCAGACGACGTTCGTCATCCTGACCGGGCAGCGTGTTTATCACGCACTCGCAAATGTTCTGGCCCAGCACGCGAGACAGGTCATTGTTCTGCCCGTCGGCATGGATGGCGAAGTGAGCGACCGCGACGTGCATCCGCGAGTGCGCTACGTCAGCGCGTCCTTGCTGCTAAGCGATGCGATCAAAAAGGTGTCGGGTACCGAGTCGATCGAGGGCCTTGACGAAGGGTTTGAGTCGGTGCTGACGGGATCAGATCGATCCGCCGTGGAGCACACGGTCGTGACCAACCCCGTGTGCAAGCGAACGCTGGAAATTGTCCAGAGGTATTTCGGTCAGTACGACGAGGTATATCTCACTCCCCTTCTCAGAAAGCTGTCGGAGGAGTTCGACGAACCCGAATCCGACCCCAAGACCGTCATCAACGAGCTGGAGGAATCGGGCGCCGTCTGGCTGGAAAAACGACGCGGATTCCCGTACGACTACACGGTGTTGATTATCGATACGGAGCATCCAGATGTGCAGACTCTACGTGCTGCGATGCCCGCAGAGGCCGAGAAGCCCGGGGTCGACATCGATATCGTAGAGAGCTATCGCGAAACGGAGCCGGCGTATGGCGACGGAGGAACTTCATCGGTTGAAATGGATACCGACTGACAAGCGATAGCAAGCACGGTGCTTTCTGATACAACCGGCCTGCGACTCGGGCACTGCGCTGCATGCGCGTCTCCGTCGCGGGCCGTCCTACGTTAACTCCTTCCTATGCAATCCAACGGCATCACGAACGCGAATTCCTCCGATCTCGCGTCCAGACATGAGCTGACCCCTCGCCAGATTGTGGCGGAGCTCGACAAGTATATCATCGGGCAGGGCGACGCGAAGAAGAGCGTGGCGATCGCGCTACGAAACCGATGGCGTCGACTCAACGCGCCTGAGGAGATGCGGGACGAAATCATGCCGAATAACATCATCATGATCGGGCCCACCGGCGTTGGAAAAACAGAGATCGCTCGACGACTTGCCCGTCTGGCCGGTGCGCCGTTTCTCAAGATCGAGGCAACCAAGTTTACGGAGGTCGGGTACGTCGGCCGCGACGTCGAGAGTATGATTCGCGATCTGTGCGACATCGCCATCAGCATGGTCCGCGACGAGCATACGGAGAGCGTGCAGGAACGAGCACGTTCGATGACGGAAGAACGGATCCTGGATCATCTTATACCCGCTTCAGGAAGCTCCGATACCGGCACTGGTTTCCTCCTCAAGACGACCGAGACTGGGACCGAGAATGATGCGGATCGCGACCTGAGGGAGCGAACCCGCGAGAAGTTTCGGGAGAAGTTGCGT contains these protein-coding regions:
- the hslV gene encoding ATP-dependent protease subunit HslV; protein product: MGRPRREVDFLGGIVVEAQVAPGLEPNARILRSTTVVGVRRAGKVALGSDGQATMGTTVMKHNAQKVRSLYDGKLLAGFAGATADAFTLFERYEEKLQQYGGNITRSAVELAKDWRTDRYLRRLEALLAVAAPERLLLISGTGDVIEPDDDIVAIGSGGPYALAAARALMSTHDEMSARDVVEKSLSIAADICIYTNHNRTILELE